The sequence below is a genomic window from Flagellimonas marinaquae.
AAATGAAACACTTCTTTGATCCCTGGCATGGACATTACCGATTCGGCATTCATACTTTTAAATTTCATGCCAAAGGCGGGCGGATGCACGATCATGGCCGTAAGCATACCTTCCCGATATGTATCCAGGCCGAAAAGAGGTTGGCCTGTAACTATTTTTTTGCCATCTACATTTTTCTTGTCCGTGCCGATAATGCTAAAGTCACCTGCATCTTTCAATGTAACTTCCTCCGGCACTTCTATACTTGTGGCCGCAGAGGCCATTTCTCCATATCCTGCTGAATTTCCGCTTCCCTCGTGGGTCAATACACCGTCTTTTGTGGTAATTTCATCTATTGAAACGCCCCAAGCTTGCGCGGCAGCTTCTTTCAACATATGGCGAGCCGTAGCTCCGGCCATTCGTAAACTTTCCCATCCTTGTCGAATGGATTGACTGCCCCCGGCCAATTGTCTGGTAAAAATATCGGTATTTAAGGGTGCTTGTTCAACAATCACATCTTTCCATGCAACATCCAGCTCTTCGGCAATGATCATGGGCATGGATGTTTTTACGTTCTGACCTATTTCTGGGTTGGGCGACATTATGGTCACCATTCCATTGTCCCCTACTTTTAGGAAACCATTAAGATCGAACCACTCTTCTGGCAGACTATTTACCTGCTCTGGAGTCATTTTACACGAAGCCAACCAGCTAAACCCTATCACAAGTCCGCCACCGGCCAATCCCGTATTTCGAATAAAGGCGCGTCGTCCTATTTTGGTCTTTACAAGTGTCATGATACTAGTTTAAGTGTTATGATTTAGCAGCCAACTTTACGGCTTTTTTGATTCTGGTATAGGTTCCACAACGACAAATATTTCCGTTCATGGCCATTTCTATTTCTTCGTCCGTTGGGTTTGGATTCTTTTCCAAAAGTGCGGAAGCAGTCATTATTTGTCCTGCTTGACAGTACCCACATTGAGGCACATCCACCTCCAGCCAAGCTTTTTGCACTGGATGGTCACCTTCTTCCGATAAACCTTCGATGGTGGTGATTTCCGAATTGCCGACCATAGATACGGTTAGCATACAAGATCTGGTCGCAGTGCCGTCCATATGAACCGTACATGCGCCACATTGGGCTATGCCACAGCCAAATTTAGTGCCGACCAAATTAAGGTGGTCCCTTAAAACCCAGAGAACGGGAGTGGACGGATCCACATCGACCTCTTGTTTTTTTCCGTTGATGTTTAATGTAAATGATGCCATAATTGTGATTAATTCCTTTTGAAGGTAACTAATTTTAGGCACACAATGGGCGGCTCTAAGCTACATCCCCCTAAAAATTAACATTGTTTTTGGTTTTTTGGGGCTTACTTAAAATCAATACAAATAACAAAGGGGAACAACATAAGAAATGGAGACAAAGGTTACCTTCCAGATGCGTTTAGTGTTCCAATTTTAGTCGAGTAAATACGGGAAGGTGGTCGGAAGGATACCGGGCATCGTCAGAATCACTTAAAATTGCGCTTTTAATGATCTTAAACTCATCCGAGACAAAAATGTAATCGATCCTGCGTTCCACGGCTTTATCAATTCGAAATCCGTTAAAGGTGCCCTTGGGGCCGAAAGCATTTTTGCCGGCCTCCTCGAAACTGTCCTTCATTTCGGATAAAATTATCTGCACTCCCTTGCTGTTGCTTTCCAAGTTAAAGTCTCCGGTAACCACTACGGGATAATTTTCCGGGTTCAGTTCTTTTATTTTTTCAAGGATAAGTTTGGAACTTTTTTCTCGTGCCTGATCGCCTTTATGGTCAAAATGTGTATTGAACACCATAAATCTGGCACCACTGTTCTTAATTTTAAAAACGCCGTACGTGCATGTTCTGGGCAAAGCGGCATCCCAACCTTTGGAAGGGGTTTGGGGCGATGTGGAAAGCCAAAAGGTAGATTCATCTATCAATGCCACTGTTTTTGTATTGTAAAAAATGGCCGTGTGTTCACCACGTTCATCGCCAAAATCACGCCCTACACCAAAATAGGCATAGTCTTCCAATCCGCTATCGATTTCTTTTACCTGATGGATCAACCCTTCTTGTATACCAAACA
It includes:
- a CDS encoding (2Fe-2S)-binding protein — translated: MASFTLNINGKKQEVDVDPSTPVLWVLRDHLNLVGTKFGCGIAQCGACTVHMDGTATRSCMLTVSMVGNSEITTIEGLSEEGDHPVQKAWLEVDVPQCGYCQAGQIMTASALLEKNPNPTDEEIEMAMNGNICRCGTYTRIKKAVKLAAKS
- a CDS encoding endonuclease/exonuclease/phosphatase family protein; the protein is MKNFFFIFSFLFSCLMVSSQTIDVISYNIRYDNPDDAPNNWDNRKEFLIAQLNFYRPDVFGIQEGLIHQVKEIDSGLEDYAYFGVGRDFGDERGEHTAIFYNTKTVALIDESTFWLSTSPQTPSKGWDAALPRTCTYGVFKIKNSGARFMVFNTHFDHKGDQAREKSSKLILEKIKELNPENYPVVVTGDFNLESNSKGVQIILSEMKDSFEEAGKNAFGPKGTFNGFRIDKAVERRIDYIFVSDEFKIIKSAILSDSDDARYPSDHLPVFTRLKLEH